Sequence from the Chthonomonas sp. genome:
TGTCAGTGTGTCGCCGGTAATGCCATACGCGCTGAGAAGATCGACTGCCTTTCCAATCGCCTTCTTCGACTCAGTCCAATTCTCTTTGATCTTGAGTAGATTGGTATCAGTAAAATTCTGTACACGGTACTTGATAGGGAGATCGTTGATGACGAGGCTGGCCTTCATTACAAAGTCCTTGTCGATCTCAGAGCGCCTTGGAAGGGAACGGTTGAGGCGATCAACCAGCGATTGAATTTCGTGTCGGGCGTCTACATTGCCCCAGCTTGCGGTAATCGTGCTCATAAGGAGGTCTGACTTGCTCAGCTTGGTTCCGCCAGAATTCGCCCGAACGAATACGTCAAGAACGCGGTCGTAATCCTGCTCGCGCTCCACGTAATATGCGATGACGTCGTCTTTGTGGATCGCCCTGTACAGGCGGTCCAAATTCATCCTAGCAGCGCGACGTTGTTCCTTCGTCGTGCTCTCATCGATGGACTCGACAAATTCGTCCCTGTACTCGTCGAACTCTCGGTCTGACTTGAACGAAAGAATCTTCCCAACCTCGAACCAACGGCTATCCCCGTTCGCCTTGCCGCCCTTTCCCTTGTCTCGAAACTCGAACCGGAAGAAAATGTCTTCGTAGTTCGGATCAACCAGGGTTAGCGGGTCATGGAGAATATCGAGAAACAGAGTTCGCCTGCTCCATGCGTCGGGGTTGTCCTTTCGACCGTATTTCTTTTTGACCGTGTAGGTTCCGCGCAAGCCAATGTTCAGAGACGTGAGCCGTTGCTGTCCATCTAAGATGAGGTGAAGATCACTAACGGCGCTGAGATTCGCCTCGGGATTATGGATGCCACCATCCTTCCCGTCGATCAAGAACTGATAGGCGCGCCACTTCTCGTAATTCTCAGACTCAATAGACCAGAAAAGGAACGAACTGATCGGGTAGCCACGGAGAATTGAGTCGAACAACTGGATAATCTGCGAAGAGTCCCAGACAAATTCCCGTTGGATTGCTGGCAAATAGAAGTTGGTGTTCAGCCTTGCAATAGTGCTTGCGATAGTTTCAGTTTTGTAACTCATGCTTGTACTCCCGCACAATCCCCGTTGTCGATATTCTCCTCACTGCTAACCTCTGCCTCTAGGAACGGTTGCGCATCTTGTGGTATCAAGTTTTTGATGAAGGAACCAATGTCCTCTTTTGTAAAAAGCTCAGAGGCTCGATAAGGCAAAACCACGCAAGGATTAATTTCTTCACAATTCAGGTCAAGCAGAGTCGCAATCCGATCCTGTTCTGAATCGACGTCTTCCTGTCTGCAGTTGCTTGCAATGCAAAGTCGCGGACCATTCGGTTCCCGTATGGCTTGTGTCAGGAGTTTGTTGATGTGGTGATCCGCGAAGCCGTATCCGACTGTCAGGATTGTCCGAGCTTCCGATGTCAAACGGCGGAATTCGTAAGTGTAGAAGAGGTATGGGTCACCCGCTTCCAATTTGAATTCACGACCGAAAATAAGCTCCATTGCACGAGCGTTCACGTTCTGAATCTGATCTACTTGATAGAGCCGCCCAGACGTATCGCGCTTCCAGTTAATGGAACCATGAAGCTTGTAGAGGTATAGCTCTGGAAAGGGATCGCCCGAAGTTTCTATTTCTGCAAATCGCTGTGGGTCCCAAGGGTTGTTCGGACCTTCGCCTGCAAAGCCAGTTTCAACCCTAAATTCGTTCGCCCGTAATGATTCGACGCATAGATCGTAGTTGAGTGAGAAGACTCTTAGCGAATAGTTGAGGTCTTGTTGTAAGTTCCTTAAGCCCGAGTAGTAGCCTCGTCTTCCAGGGTCTTCAGGGCACATCCACCCCTTCAACCTTTCCAGAATCTTCTCTCGGAACTTCTGTATCTCGCAAAAATCCTTGCCAGCAAGGTCCAGAAACCGGGAATTCCACGATGCGATGAAGGGATAAATCGGATGCTCTTCATTTCGTTCTAATTCCAGAAGTGTGTTTACTAACGTCTCAATGTTGTAAACCACTTGGTCACCAAAACGTCCTCGAAGACCTGCGCTGTAATGAATCGCGCTACGAACGTGTTCGTATAGTCGCCTGAATGGCATCCAGTCAGGATCATTTCTGAGCAGTTCCTCAATCTGCGTGATCATAGCGGCTGATGTTGGAATGCCCGCATCTGCGCTGGCACCAGCACCAAGCAGTATTAAGAGATCACGGGATCGGTTACTCATGGCAATTCACAGGAACCACGGCTTTAGGTTCTCCACGGCAGGTAGTGGCAGTCCACGCGCTTGGAAGTCGTGAACGAGTTCTGCAACCAGGTGACAGTAATAGACCGATACTGGGGCATTTCGAGCGTTGAAGCCTCTCCAATTAGCCCCTGAGAGGTTGATCAGGTCTTGGAGCAGTTCCTCATCTGAAAGGGCACCTTCCGAGGACTCCCAGAGCTTCTGGACATGGGTTGGGCCTGGGAAGGCTTTCGTCACCGTAGTTCTGCCCCTCGAAATGCCCTCGAACCAGAGCAAGAACTCGTTTCCACCGAGACGCACACCTGTTGCGCCGTATGGCACAAGGCTGTTCGCCTCTGGGTTGATGGCGAAGAACCGAGTTTGCTGGTTGATTTTCAGGACTGCGAAGTTATGTGTCGCCTGATCTGCGGCAGCAGCCTCAACTGTATCCTGTATTGAAGCCATCTCGTCTCTACGCAATCGAAACGATGCATGAAGGACAACATTCCGATATGATTCCGCCGCAGTTCCTAACTCCTCTGCCAGCTTCGATTTCAGTTCAGCAATGTATTGATCGTGATTCGCCGTCTCCGAGAGAACCCGAATCTTCTGGAACGCCCCGCTACTATCGGTAAGGACCGCAAACGCAAAGAAACGCTCAATACCGCCTTCTGGGTTAAGTTTGTGACTCTGACTCACTCCAACGATCAAGGTATCGGTCTTAAGTGCCTTAACGTGCCAAGGCTGTCCACCCATCTTGCAGAACATTTGGAGCGCAATGTTCGCGATAGACCATTTGAGTTCGTCATCGGATGATAGAAGCGCGACAGTGCATCCTTGACTAGGTAACCCCGCGTTTGAGAAGGCGGACTTGATTGCGAGATACCTCGATTCGTCTTTGTCAGGCAAGATGAATACCGGCAATGGAGCGGGATCGTCGGCTTGTGCGCGAAGCAACACACGCTCGATTTCTGTTGCTGTGAATTCGCTTATTATGACCGGCTTCGTGTCCACCTGGACGGCGGTTCTGAAAAGGGCTTCAAATCCAGGAAAGCTACCAACTGACTTCTTGCCAGAGATAGCGTTGGCAAGACGAACAGCCGCCTGACGATCTTCCGCTCTGAAAGCAAATAGGAGCTTCGGGTTTGTCGGCGGTAGGGAATGAGGTCCGATGTCACGAACGCCCGGATACTGTGCTTCGCCAGTCTTTCCACCGGCGAAGGTGTACACGCGCGGGCTCATTTCGAAGCCATCGACGGGCACAAAGTTGCGGTCAAGCTTTAGGGCCTCAATGCATCCAGATAGCTTCAAATCGGACAATAGGGTTTCGGCTCGGGCAACATAACTTTGGATTCGATCAAGCTTGTCTTTGTGGAAATCGACGTTGCGCCGGTAGTTTCTATCCAGTGACAGAGAGCGTTGCTGGATTCTGCGGCTAAATGGAACATCTGGGTTCTTCCTAAAGTGAAAGTCGGCTATGAGTCCATATTGATGTTTGACCTTCAGAAAATAGGGTTCCAAGACGAACATGTCGGTGCCTTCCGTGTACGTATCCATTGGAAGTTCCAACTGATCGTGAAACCCAGGTTCGTAACTGAACTCGGAAGAATGCCTTTGTGCCGATTCCAGCAAAGCTCGTAGAAGTGCCCACCGACCCAGGTGGACATTGTCGTCTGGCTCAACGGAAAACTCATCGAATCCTTCGAGAGATTGGCTGGAAATCCAATAGGATCTCCTCTCGTCCCCACTTCGTGAGACAGGGAGAGTAAACCTGCGAACTCCGTCGACCGGCTTGGACTCACCCTCCTGCAAGATGCACTTTCGCCAAACCGAAAAGGATGGAAGACCTTGCAGAATCGGCAGGAAGTTGAGCTTAAGTTGATATCTATTTTCGTTCAAGGCACTTTGCCCCCGGCAAAATAAGGCGTCACAGCGACCCGATCAAGATGAGCCCGAATCGCACCTGCCGCGTCCCAAGGGTCGGTGATTTCGATGAAAGCCCATCGGCCCAAACCACCGTGATTGTTCACGGCAGGAACCCAGAGCGTTTCAGCGGTCGTGACTTTGGATTCTTTGTCCCGCTTCTGTGCCCCCGAAACTTCTACGATCAGGTTCAGTGGGTCGCCGTGATCGACTCCGTCGTCGATCACGGCGATGAAGTCGGGAATATAGTTCCGCTGTTCGCCCTGGATCACATACGGGATGAGGAAGTTCAGACCCTGATTCTTCACGTAGCGGATCACTTCGGGCATGTCCTCTAGAACCTGTTCGACCTTGAATTCCCAGTTCGAATCCGCGACGACATGCGACACGTGGCACTTGTCGGTCCGAGTCGCCATGACCGGCTTCGTCGTGTCGAAGTCCACATACCGGGTCGAACCGCAAGTGTCGTATGGGCGAAGGATCGGCTTGAGGGTACGTTTGGTCTCGGAAGCCCGCACAA
This genomic interval carries:
- a CDS encoding SIR2 family protein; amino-acid sequence: MSNRSRDLLILLGAGASADAGIPTSAAMITQIEELLRNDPDWMPFRRLYEHVRSAIHYSAGLRGRFGDQVVYNIETLVNTLLELERNEEHPIYPFIASWNSRFLDLAGKDFCEIQKFREKILERLKGWMCPEDPGRRGYYSGLRNLQQDLNYSLRVFSLNYDLCVESLRANEFRVETGFAGEGPNNPWDPQRFAEIETSGDPFPELYLYKLHGSINWKRDTSGRLYQVDQIQNVNARAMELIFGREFKLEAGDPYLFYTYEFRRLTSEARTILTVGYGFADHHINKLLTQAIREPNGPRLCIASNCRQEDVDSEQDRIATLLDLNCEEINPCVVLPYRASELFTKEDIGSFIKNLIPQDAQPFLEAEVSSEENIDNGDCAGVQA
- a CDS encoding DUF262 domain-containing protein codes for the protein MSYKTETIASTIARLNTNFYLPAIQREFVWDSSQIIQLFDSILRGYPISSFLFWSIESENYEKWRAYQFLIDGKDGGIHNPEANLSAVSDLHLILDGQQRLTSLNIGLRGTYTVKKKYGRKDNPDAWSRRTLFLDILHDPLTLVDPNYEDIFFRFEFRDKGKGGKANGDSRWFEVGKILSFKSDREFDEYRDEFVESIDESTTKEQRRAARMNLDRLYRAIHKDDVIAYYVEREQDYDRVLDVFVRANSGGTKLSKSDLLMSTITASWGNVDARHEIQSLVDRLNRSLPRRSEIDKDFVMKASLVINDLPIKYRVQNFTDTNLLKIKENWTESKKAIGKAVDLLSAYGITGDTLTSTNALIPIVYFYSKRRDLRPDGTSIDDVLNAKSIHAWLVLALLRGQFRSSADSALSKARDVIRKAVEGNKPFPLLGLIAESEDGGSAELLNGIISETMDLSYSSSHIRAVLSLFYSGAQGAADLHIDHIFPKSTRLPSDDYDKQMFWWNSPLNKTSNLCLLSAAENQEKSATSFEEWITTRDPSFLERNFIPNDATLYSVDRFEQFMDERSKLLEGHLRKLLAPALEAR